In Ictalurus furcatus strain D&B chromosome 23, Billie_1.0, whole genome shotgun sequence, a single window of DNA contains:
- the LOC128599760 gene encoding uncharacterized protein LOC128599760, whose product MSAVSPVLSADEDSLELHMVRLELEDVEKQIRGLLDKQAQLLDRQTVLETSCASAHISKVSTQRGISTPSPSTPCVSLCRDRAPRTFPAVVSVTPAPTHHGPWVNQRRKARAGPSPPPVFEIPTRNRFAPLHQTRPNAVIVGDSIVQNVRVASSKGKVRTHCFSGACVLDVAAQVSGILKKDERIGAVVLHAGTNDTRLRQTEVLKRDFSSLIETVRGISPTAKIIISGLLPTYRHGAEKFSRLLALNDWLVSWCNEQNLVFVNNWNLFWECPRLFRPDGLYPSSLGAELLSDNISKALHSK is encoded by the coding sequence atgtctgctgtctctccggttttgagtgcagatgaggactcactcgagcttcacatggtgcggctggaattggaggatgtggagaagcagatccgcggcctactcgacaagcaggcccagctgctggatcGACAAACTgtgctggaaacatcttgtgcctctgcccacatatccaaggtaagcacacagcgtggtatttccactcccagcccctctacgccgtgtgtttctctgtgcagggaccgtgcacctaggactttcccagccgTGGTCTCCGTCACGCCGGCGCCGACTCACCAcgggccttgggtgaaccagcggcggaaggcgcgggctggaccctctccacctccggtgttcgagattccaaccaggaaccgcttcgcccctctccatcagaccagacccaacgctgtgatcgtcggggactccattgtgcagaacgtccgtgtagcctcatctaaaggtaaggtgcgcacacactgtttttctggtgcttgtgtccttgatgttgctgcgcaggtatccgggatcctgaagaaggacgagcgcattggagcggttgtgctccacgcggggacgaacgacaccaggctgcggcagacggaggttctgaagagggacttctccagcctgatcgagacggtacgaggcatatcacccaccgcgaagatcatcATCTCTGGActtcttcccacatacagacatggagcagaaaagttcagtagacttctagcattaaatgattggttagtctcttggtgtaatgagcagaatctggtgtttgtcaataactggaatctgttctgggagtgtcctaggttgtttcgtcctgatggcctgtaccccagcagccttggagcggaactgctgtctgacaacatctccaaggcgctacactccaagtga